The DNA region GTTTTCAATGACGTCGAGATAATGCGCGTCATAGGCGTGAAGCAGACCTTCGCTATCTGCGACGTGGTTTCGTTCCTTGCCGCCGGGGCGGAAATCAAGGCTGTATGCCAACGAAACCCAATCGTCATGGCAGGCAAACCATTTCTGCTTGGACGCCGGATCGGCCCAGGCGCGGAAGGCACGGGCGGGCGAGGCGCGCAGATGGCGCTCGATGACAATCGTCGAGTGGACGGCGGAGTGGCTGCTCATGGCGTCTGTTCCTCCTCTGCGAGAAAGTGGTCGAGGCGGTCGAAGCTCATGTTCCAGCTTGCCTTCCGCTCGGAAATCCAGCGATCGAGATGGCCAAGCGCCTCCTGCTGCAGGCGATAGGTGCGGACGCGGCCATTCTTCTCCGAATGCACGAGGCCGCTCGCTTCCAGTACGGTCAGATGCTTCATCACCGTCGGCAGCGTCATGGAGAAAGGCCTTGCCAATTCCATGACGGAAGCAGGGCCGCGGCCGAGGCGATCGACCATGCCGCGGCGGCTGCGGTCCGACAAAGCGTGAAACATCCGGTCGAGGGCGGCAGGTTCCATGATCATGCGGAAGGCATCTCGTTGCGGATGCGCTCGGGGAGCTGGCGACTATAGGGGTAGAACTTGAAGTAGGGCAATGCCTCCTTCAGAACCCGCGCAAAGGACGGCTGACCGAGCAGGCGTTCGTAATAGGCGCGAAGCTTCGGCTGGTCGTCGCCGAAGGGGACGAGCGTTTCGGCATAAAAGAGGGCGGGTGCGGCGGCGCAATCGGCCATCGTGAAGCTGTCGCCCGTGATCCACTGGTTGCCGCCGAGCTGCTGCTCGATCATACCGTAGGCCGTCGCGAGCGTGCCGCGCGCCTCTTCTACTCCATGCGGATCCTTGCGGCCCTCCGGGCGAAGAGTATCGGTGACGATCTTCTGCAGCGGCGCCTGCACGTAGAGATCGAAGAAGCGATCCCAGAGGCGGACGCGAAGCGCCCGGTCGATATCGTCCGGCAGCAGGCGGACGGGGCCGGGGTAATGCCGGTCGAGATATTCGATGATGATGCTCGTCTCGGGGATCGTGCTGTCCAGCGCCTCATCGCGCAGGACCGGCATCTTGCCGACAGGCCAGAAGCGGAAAAGATCGGCGCTCGACGCTTCATCCATCAGATCGACGATGCGATTTTCGAAAGGCGTGCCGTTCTCGTAAAGCGCGATCAACACCTTGTGGCAGAAGGAGGCGAGGGGGTGTCCGTAAAGAACGAGCGACATGGAACGAGCCTTCAGTGATCGGAAAGTTTACTGAATGGCTAAGTATCAGGTGATGGGGCGGAGCGCAAGGAATGGTTTGCCGGTTGGCTAACTATTGAGAAGGTGAGGCGGCGAGCGTGGCGGTTCCTGGCGCTGACCGGGCTCGGTGATCCGACGGTTGTCCACCCGAAAGCAGCAGGATCGAACATGAGCGGCGGCAAGCTTTGAATTCGACGAACTGCTTCGTTCGTCTATGAATCGGATGAAGCCATTGGTTGTGCAATCACTGAGCGGTTTCCGCCTAAAATGGTCTGCTAGGCGAGCCGCGCGATCACGAGATGCCCTGGGCTAGGCTGGCCTTCCTGCATGCGGACATTGATTTCCGTCATTTCTACCAGGCTGAAGCCGGTGGCGGTCAGGCGGTCGCGGATGTAGGATTCGGCGTGCAGGAAGCGCTGGTGTGGGCCGACCATATAGGGATGGCTTTTAGCGGCGGTTTCGGGCAACGTTTCGGAGGAGAAGACGAAAAGGCCGCCGGGCGTCAGGTTTTCGGCGGCGCCGAAGAAGAGCGGTTCCAGGGCACCGAGATAGGGCAGGACGTCGGTCGCGGTAATGAGGTCGAAGGCGTCCTCGTCGTTGTCGTCGAGGAAATCCTCGACCTCGGCGACGAAGAGGGTTTCGTAGAGGTCCTTCTCATGGGCGATCTCGACCATGTTTTCGGAAATGTCGATACCGGTCATGTCGTCGCAGAGATCGCGCAGCGTGCCGCCCGTGAGCCCCGTGCCGCAGCCGAGGTCGAGCATGCGCTTGAAGGGGCCGAGCTTCAGCTCCTGCAGGCGCTGGCGCACCAGCAGGGGGACGTGGTAGCTGAGCTGCTCGACAAGCACATCTTCGAAGACTTCGGCATGCTGGTCGAAGAGGGTCTCGACATAGGCATCCGGCGCTTTGGCCGGCGTGTCGCCGCGGCCCATCGAGGCGATGCGGACGGCCGCGCCGCCGTGGTCTTCAGGGTCGATTGCCAGCACTTCCTCGTAGGCTGTCACGGCAGCGTCGATGTCGCCGGCCTTTTCGAGGGCAAGGGCACGGTTATAGGCTTCCGCAAGCGCTTCTTCGTCGATCTTCTTTGCCATCGCCGGTCACCATCTTTTTGAGTTCAGGCAAGCCTCTAAGGCGGCTTGCCGCCTTTTGCAATGGCGACCGTGCGGGAGCAGAATATGGGCCAAGCAGTCCGTCGATAAGAGAAGGAGGAATTACCATGGATACGGAGCTCGGAAAGACGGTGGACGGCGATACGCCCCCCGAGATCATGCGGCCTTCGCTTCCCGCGAGTCAGCCGGAGATCACCAATACGCTCAGTCACTACTACCGCGGCGAACTCGGGCGCATGACGAGCTGGCGGGATCGCATCGACCGGACATCGAACTGGGCGATCACGGTGGTCGCGGCCTTGCTCTCTGTCTCGCTGTCGACGCCGACCGCGCACCATGGTGTGCTTCTCTTCGGAATAATGCTGATCTCGCTGCTCTTGCTGATCGAGGCGAGGCGCTACCGTTTCTTCGACATCTACCGGGCCCGCGTCCGGCAGGTCGAAAAAAACTATTTCGCGCAGATCCTGTCACCAGACGCGAATTCCGTGCGTGATTGGGGTCCAGTGGTCGCAAGCAGCCTGCGCAAGCCGAAATTCCTGCTCACCTATCATGCGGCCGTGCAGCGGCGGTTACAGCGGAACTATAGCTGGATGTATCTTATCATGCTGCTTGCATGGGCGCTGAAAATCACGACTCCGAAGCTGCAGGCCGAGGGCAGCACGCTGACGCATGCGCAGTCCTGGACCTATGTGATCGACAATGCCGTGCTCGGGCCGCTTCCCGGGCTCTTGGTGATTGCCCTTGTGGCGGCCTTTTATCTCGCCATCCTTTACGGCGTGTTGCGCCGGGAACCCGACCAAGGCGAGTTCATCCGCGGCGAGGCACATGTCTAGCGGGCGGCCTTAATGCAGGATGAAACCGCCCTTCAAGGCGCGCCATTCCGTTGCCGAGATCAGCTTGCGGTGGACGTAACGCACCGAATGCAGCGGGCCGTCCAGTTTTTCCTGCCAGAATTTCAGGAAGCCGCGCATTTCGGGAAAATCCGGAGCAAGATCGTATTCTTGCCAGATGTAGGTCTGCAGGATCGTCGGGTGATCTGGCAGACGGTAGAGGATGTGGGCGGTGGTCAGCCCGTATCCCTGAAGCTGCTTTTCGAAGTCCTTGTTCATTTCAGCCTCGCTTTCGTTTCCATTCAACGCTTGAACATTATGGAAACATCGCTCGGTTAACGCAAGCTTGACGGATGCGGAAGAAAAGGATATTTAGTTTTAGTTTCAAATACTTGGCAGCACTCTCGCATGAGTGCTGCCAGCGATCAGCGCTTCAAGTGCCGTGTCAGGCGACGCTCAATCCAGTTCCAGAAATGCCGGAGCGCCTCGACCATCGATAGATAGAAGATCGCAGCCCAGAGATAGGTCTGGTAGTCGAAGGTGCGCGAGAAGGCATAGCGGGTCTCGCCCATCAGATCGAGCACGGTGATGATGGCGACGACGGCTGAACCCTTGATCAGCAGGATGATTTCATTGCCGTAAGGGCGCAGCGCCACGATGAGCGCCTGCGGCAGGACGATCTTGCGGAAGGCAACCGCCTTGTGAATGCCGAGTGCCGACGCCGCCTCGTGCTGGCCATGCGGCACGCTTTCGATGGCGCCGCGCAGGATTTCGGCCTGATAGGCGGCGGTATTGATAGTCATCGAAAAGAGGCCGCAATACCAGGCGTCACGGAAGAACCACCAGAGGCCGGCGGATTCGAGCTGCACGCGGAAGCCACCGAGGCCGTAGTAGATCAGGAAGAGCTGCGCCAGGAGCGGCGTGCCGCGGAACACGTAGACGTAGCAATAGGCAAGCGTGCTGATGATCCTGTTCCTCGACATGCGCGCGAAGGCGAGCGGCAGCGAAAGCGCTGCACCGAAGATAACCGAGATCGTGACGAGCAGAATGGTGGTGCCGAGCCCATGCAGGTAGCGCGGCCCGTAGCGCGTGAACTTGTCCACGTCCCAGCCGGCGATCACCATGTAGATCAGGCCCGCGGCAAGCAGCGCCCACAGGAGGACGAGGAGCGAGCCGACAACGCGCGTGCCGGTTAACGGCTTCACGATTTCCTTCGGCGCCGGCTGTGGCGGGATGAGGGTTTCCGCATAGCTCACCGGCGGACCTCCGATCGCTTCGCCCAGCGTTCGATATAGCTGAGGCCGATCGACGAGATGACCGCCAGCGCAAGGTAGAGGGCGCAGGCGATGATGTAGAAGAAGAAGGCCTGCTTGGTGACGCGGACGGCGACGCCTGTCTGGCGCAGGATGTCGGCAAGGCCGATGATCGAGACGTAGGACGTGTCCTTGAGCAGGATCATCCACAGGTTCGTGAGACCGGGAAGCGCAATTCGGATCAATTGCGGCAGGACGATCAGGCCGAGCGTGCGGCCGTGATGAAGGCCGAGCGCATACCCGGCTTCGTACTGGCCCCTCGGAATAGCGCGGAAGGCCGACAGCAGCACTTCCGCGCAATAGGCGGAAAAGACCACCGAGAGCGCGATCATGCCGGCTATGAAGGCATTGATCTCGACCCGCTGCTCAGAGCCGAACGAGAAGAGCACTGACTGGATCAGGATCTGCATGCCGTAATAGATGATGAAGAGCGTCAGCAACTCGGGCAGGCCGCGGAAGATCGTGGTGTAGATGCCGGATGCGAGCCGCACGGACTTTTCTTCCGATTGCTGGCCGAGCGCAACGAAGAAGCCGATGACGAGACCGACGGGAAGCGTCAAAAGCGCCACGCTGACGGTGGTCTTCAGGCCGAGCGCGATTTCGTCGCCCCAGCCTGCATTGCCGCAGGCGAGGATGGTCGATGGGCCGAACCAGGTGAAAACGCCGGCAGGTCCGCACAGCGGATCGAAGATATATCCTATCCAGGCCCAGAACGAGCCCAGCGCGGAAGACAATCCGCCCATGCCAACTTTCCCCTCACGGCTTATGCCGTTTTGATCTTTCCATGGTTGTCAAACAAAAATGGCGGAAGAGCAAGCCTTCCGCCACCGTCTTTGCCGGTCAGTTACAAGTTTTCCTATTCGCCGTAAACGTTGAAGTCGAAGTACTTGTCCTGGATTTCCTTGTACTTGCCGCTGGCGCGGATCGCTGCGATTGCGGTGTTCAGTTTGTCCTTGAGCGGGTCGCCCTGACGCACGGCGATACCGGCACCCTCGCCGTTGATTTCCTTGTCGACGGGAAGCGTCGTCAGGATCTTGCAGCAGGCGCCGGCTTCCGACTTGACCCATTCAGAAAGAACGACGACGTCGTCGATGGCGGCGTCGATACGGCCGTTCGAAAGGTCGAGCTTATACTCGTCGGCGGTCGGATAAAGCTTGAGCTCCGTGTCGGCAAGGTGCTTTTCGGAGTAGTTGGCGTGCGTCGTCGAGGTCTGCGCGCCGATCGTCTTGCCTTTCAGGCCGGCGACGTCGGCGATCGTCGAGTCCTTCGGCACGGCGACGGCCGGCGGCGTGTTGTAGTATTTGTTGCTGAAGTCGACGAGCTTCAGACGCTCCGGCGTGATCGACATGGACGAAACGATCATATCGAACTTCTTGGCCTGCAGCGCAGGGATGATGCCGTCCCAGTCGCTGCTGACGAAGGAGCATTCAGCCTTCATTTCCGCGCAGAGCGCCTTGGCGATGTCGATGTCGAAGCCCTTGATCTCGCCACTGGCGTCAACGAATTCGAAGGGCGGGTAGGTCGAGTCGGTGCCGATCACGTACTTCTCGCCATCGGCCATTGCCGAACCTGCGAAGAGGGACATCGCGGCGAGCGAGGCTGCGGCGAGAAAACGGGTGGAGATACGCATGATGATCCTCTCTGTTGGTTGGCCGCTGCGTCTTCTTCTTATCCGCCAGCGGCCTGAATTCGGCGGGCATAGACACCGCCTTGGCCCGATAATCAAACCTTTTTTCCGCAAATTGCAACTGGAATCGCAGCGGAATGGTGCGGCGCAAACTGTGGCAAAGATGAACGGTAGCGAACCGCAGCATTCATACCGGGTTAATGACGGGCTTCCTAAAACAACAGGAACAAATCCGGATTTGGGCGATTTCGCTTTCGAATCCGCCCAAGAATCGCCGGAACGCCTCAGCAGGCGTTCCAAAAGGTTCTAACAAGAAGACGAGGAAACCCAATGGGTATGAAATCAAGATTGTTTGCCAGTGCGGCTTTCCCGCTGCTTTCGCTGTCGCTGGCCATGTCGCCAGCCGATGCAGCGACTGCGGCCGGTGGAAGCGCCGTTCGGCCCGCACCGCAGGTGATCAGCGGCAGTTACGAGGTGGCGCAGGATGCTGCGCCTTCGGAAGAAGAGCTTCTGAAGAAGAGACGCAAGCGGCCAGCAGAGCAGCCTGCGCAGGAGCAGCAGCCGGAGGCAGCACCGCAGCGGGAGGCACCGCAGGCCGAACAGGAAGCGCCGCGCCGCAAGCGGCGCGAGGCAGCACCCGAGCCGCAGCAGGCTCCGGAAGCACAGCAGGCTCAGCCGAGCGAAGAGCAGCCGCGGCGCAAGAAGCGTCAAGCCGCACCGGAGCAGGCCGCTCCCGAACAGCAGCAGGAGCAGGTAGCCCCGGAGGCGCCGCGCCGCAAGCAGCGGCAGGCAGCGCCGGAAACCCAGCAGGCGCCGGAAGCAGAGCAGGCTCAACCGAGCGAAGAACAGCCGCGGCGCAAGAAGCGTCAAGCCGCACCGGAGCAGGCCGCTCCCGAACAGCAGCAGGAGCCGGTAGCGCCGCAGCAGGGCGAAGCGCAGCCGCAGGCTGAAGAGCCGAAACCGCAGACGGAAGAGGCACAACCTGAGCAGCAGCGTCCGCGTAAGCGCGACAAGCAGCAGGCGACTGAAGGCGAGCAGCCTGCAGTGAAGCCGGGCCGGAAACCCGCCACGACTGCCCAGCCGGAACAGAAGCCGGCCGAGGACCAGGCTGCTCCTGAGAAGCCTCCCGTGCCTGCCAAATCACCGGAAAAGCCGCCGGTACCCGCAGAGCCGGGCGAGGCGCAGAAGCCCGCTGAAGGCGGCGAACAGCCGCTGCAACAGCAGGGCGAACAGGTGCCTGTCCAGCCAGGAGCGCCGACTGGCGAACAGCCGGCCGGTGGTGCGCAGCCGACGGAGCAAGCCATTCCTGCGCCTGAGAAGGTGACCCCGGAAGAACTCGAACGCCGCAAGCAGATCGCCGAGGATCCGAGCAAGAGCAACGAGACGGTGGTCCTGCCAGTCGAGAACGGTGCCGCCGTGCTCGACAGCGACAAGGATGCGGACCGCACTGCCGGCCAGGGCGGACGGCGTCAACGCGACCGTCAGCGTGCGGCAGAGCAGCAGGTCATCGCCGCGCCGAAATCCGACGCCGATGCGCAACTCGCGCCGGAAGGCCAGCGCCGTCCTCCAGTCAAGTTTGAAGCGGTGACGAGCGAAGAGGGCCGCAGGCTCGACCGCAGGCCGGAGTTCATGAGCCCCGAAGGAGCGCGCGTCGAGCGCTACGAGGGTGACGACAACCGCATCATCATGCAGTTCAACAACCGCATCGTGGTGCGCAGCGATGACGACCGTCGCTTCCTCAGGGACGGCGAACAGCCGATCTACGAACAACTTTCGCGAGACCGCTACCGCGAGACGATCGAGCGCCCGGAAGGCTATCGCATCGTGACCATCCGCAACCGCTATGGCGACATCATTCAGCGCTCGCGCATCGATAGCGGCGGCCGCGAATATGTTCTCTACTATTCGCCGGAACTCTACGATGATCCGGACCGCGGCTACTTCGAGGATCCGGGCGCCGATCTGCCGCCGATGCGGCTGGCTATCCCGGTGCGCGACTACATCATCGATACCAGCAGCGATCCGGACCGCGATTATTACGAGTTCCTGAGCGAGCCGCCTGTGGAACCCGTCGAGCGCGTCTATTCGCTGAACGAGGTGAAGTATTCGGCCCGTATCCGCGACAAGGTGCGCCGCATCGACCTCGATACGATCACTTTCGCGACGGGTAGCGCCGAGATCCCGATGAGCCAGGCCCGGAGCCTGCGCAAGGTTGCGGATGCGATGAACGAGGTGCTTCAAAAGGATCAGAGCGAGACCTTCCTGATCGAAGGCCATACGGATGCCGTCGGCTCCGACCAGAGCAATCTCGTCCTTTCGGACCAGCGTGCCGAATCAGTCGCCAACGTGCTGACGGATGTCTATGGCATTCCACCGGAAAACCTCGCCACGCAGGGTTATGGCGAGCGCTATCTGAAGGTCAATACGGACGGTCCGGAACAGGAAAACCGCCGCGTGACCATCCGCCGTGTCACGGCGCTGGTGCGCCCCGTCGCGTCGAACCAGTAAGGCGTGCGTTTCACCTTCTCCCCAGCGGGGAGAAGGTGGCCCGCAGGGCCGGATATGACGGGGACGGTGCGGCAAACTCGCCCGTCGCTTATCGCTCCGGCCGTTCTCTCCTGTCGTCGCTCACGCCCTCATCAGTGCTAAGGGACATCTTCTCCCCGCTGGGGAGAAGGGGAGGCTTCTCCTAGACCGATCCTGGCGGCGATGAAATCGGCGATCTCTGTCGTATCATCGAGATTGAAGACCGGCAGGTCGGTGTCCGTGATGGGATGGTCGGCGGCGATGGCGCAGATATGCGGGTCGGCCGGTGCCAGCGGATCGCGCCTGGCGGCTTCCTGGCGGCGCGCTTCGATCTTCGGGATCGGTTCGCGCTTGTAGCCTTCGATCAGCACCAGGTCGCAGGGCGCGAGGCGGGCGAGGATTTCCTCGAAGCTTGGTTCAGGTGCTCCGCGCAGCTCGTGCATGATGGCGTAGCGGGTGCCGGACACGATCGTTACCTCATGCGCACCCGCCTGGCGGTGGCGGTAGCTGTCGGCGCCGACCTTGTCGATGTCGAAATCGTGGTGGGCGTGCTTTATCGTCGAGATGCAATAGCCGCGGCGGGTGAATTCCTCGACGAGGCGGACGGCAAGGCCGGTCTTGCCCGAATTCTTCCAGCCGGCGATTCCGAAAATGCGTGGTCCGGTCATGACAGCACCTGCAGCCAGCGTTCGGCTTCCACCAGGTCGTCCGGCGTGTTGATGTTGAAGAAAGGATCGAGAAGGCTGGCGCGCGTCGGATGCAGCGGGAAGGAAACTTCCGCTACGTCATGCCGCAAGAGGAAGTCGCGCACGCGGCGCTTTTCGTCCGTCGCGATCCAGCCGGCGAGTTCCTCCGCGAGCGAAATCGGCCAGAGGCCGAAGACGGGATGGGGGCGGCCTTCAGAGGCGGCGATTGCGATCTTTGCCGGGGAATCGATTGCGGCTGCGAAATCCGCGACGAGCTCTGCAGGGAAGAACGGGCTGTCGATCGAGACTGTCACGACGTGGCTGACGCCGGGAAGCGCGGCGGCATGCGCCATGGCTGCATGGATGCCGGCCATCGGTCCCGCTTTGCCGGGGACGATATCCGGTATGAACGTCAATCCGCATTGCGGCTCGCTGTCGGCATTCACCGCAATTATAGAGACCTGCGGAGATAACCGCGCGATGGCATGATCGAGCAGCGAGCGGCCGCCGAGCATGACGGAGGCCTTGTCCTGGCCCATGCGCGACGAACGGCCGCCGGCAAGGATGACGCCGGGGATTTTGGTGTTCTGCAAGGAAAAATCGGCCATGGCGGTTCTCAGACTGGGCTTCTGGGTTCGGATTCCTGCGCCATTGGCGGCACGCGGCGTTTGGCCTCGCGATAGAAGGTATAGAGGCCGGACGCGATGACAACCGCGGCGCCACAGAGCGTCCAGAAATCCGGCACTTCGGCGAAGAAGAAGACGCCAAGAAGCGCTGAGAAGATCAGGCTCGTATAGCGGAAGGGCGCGACGAAGGAGATCTCGCCGGTGCGCATTGCGAGGATGACGGATTGATAGCCGATCAGCACCAGGACCGAAGCAAGCAGCAGGTGCAGAAGCGAGGTGAGGCTGACGGGCTGCCAGCCGCCGAGCGCCGGCATCAGGAGCGCGCCGAAGAAGGCGACCGACATGGCAGTAATGACGGTCACCATTAGCGAGGGGATTTCGGGATCGATGGAGCGGGTTGCGAGATCGCGCCCCGCCGTCACCAGAACGCTGGCGACGCAGAGAAGGGCGGCTGGAGTGAAGCCTTCGGGACCGGGACGGATTATGATGAGGACGCCGACGAGGCCGACAAGGATCGCCGACCAGCGCCGCCAGCCGACGGGCTCGCGGAAGAAGAGCGCTGCCCCGAAGGTCACGACAAGCGGCAGGGACTGTAGGATGGCCGAGGCATTGGCGATCGGCATCAATCCGAGCGCCGTGATATAGGTGATTGCAGCGATCACTTCGCAAACGATGCGCAGGATGATGACCGGTTTCAGCACGATGCGCCAGGAGCGGAGCGCGCCCAGATGGCGGGCGATTAGATAGACGAGAATGCTGGTGAAGACGCCGCGGATAAAGATGATTTCGCCGGCGTTCATATGGCCGATGACCGACTTGGAGAGGGCGTCGCTTGAGGAGAAGCCGGCCATGGCCATGCTCATGAAGATTGCGCCCTGGGTATTGCGAGACCGCGGCATGAAAAGAGATTCCTGGTTTTTATGCCGTCCTTTTAGAGGGGATCGCTCATCAAGGGAATCGAATGAAAGTCACACCCGAAATAAATCGATTGCGCAGTGCACAATAAGCGGAATCGATCCCGGGTTTGGGTGGCCGCGCGTTGATCAAGTCCCGGTTTTCCAAGGCAAATCCTCTTTGTTGCGGCGGCGCATTAAGCCTTCATCAATGTCATTTCCGCAAACTTTGTCCGTTCAGGCGGAACATAGGCTTTGCCACGCGGAATGAATGCGGTGGTTTTTTAGTCTTCGTTCGTTGAGGCATATTCCAATGCATTTCATCGACCGTCTTGCAAGGCCGCCGTATGTCACGAAAGTCCTTCTGTTCGTCGTCCCGCTGGTCACCGAGATTTCGGCGGCGACCAGCGAACAATCGACCGGCATCGAGGAGGTAACCCGCGCGGTGAACGACGTCGAACTCATCACGCAGCAGAACGCGCGATGGTCGAGGAGAACAATGCCGAAATCCACGGCCTGCGTCAGCACGTCGACATGCTTTCCGAAAAGATCGAGCGGTTCCGCACGCGCTGGCCGG from Rhizobium sullae includes:
- a CDS encoding SRPBCC family protein, which translates into the protein MSSHSAVHSTIVIERHLRASPARAFRAWADPASKQKWFACHDDWVSLAYSLDFRPGGKERNHVADSEGLLHAYDAHYLDVIENARIIYAYEMKLGEKRISASLATVTFEEGPAGTKMVFTEQVVFLDGYADEGLRLQGTEIALDHFQAFVERETSQVH
- a CDS encoding DUF2270 domain-containing protein, translating into MDTELGKTVDGDTPPEIMRPSLPASQPEITNTLSHYYRGELGRMTSWRDRIDRTSNWAITVVAALLSVSLSTPTAHHGVLLFGIMLISLLLLIEARRYRFFDIYRARVRQVEKNYFAQILSPDANSVRDWGPVVASSLRKPKFLLTYHAAVQRRLQRNYSWMYLIMLLAWALKITTPKLQAEGSTLTHAQSWTYVIDNAVLGPLPGLLVIALVAAFYLAILYGVLRREPDQGEFIRGEAHV
- a CDS encoding usg protein, which gives rise to MNKDFEKQLQGYGLTTAHILYRLPDHPTILQTYIWQEYDLAPDFPEMRGFLKFWQEKLDGPLHSVRYVHRKLISATEWRALKGGFILH
- the mobA gene encoding molybdenum cofactor guanylyltransferase MobA; the encoded protein is MADFSLQNTKIPGVILAGGRSSRMGQDKASVMLGGRSLLDHAIARLSPQVSIIAVNADSEPQCGLTFIPDIVPGKAGPMAGIHAAMAHAAALPGVSHVVTVSIDSPFFPAELVADFAAAIDSPAKIAIAASEGRPHPVFGLWPISLAEELAGWIATDEKRRVRDFLLRHDVAEVSFPLHPTRASLLDPFFNINTPDDLVEAERWLQVLS
- a CDS encoding ABC transporter substrate-binding protein, producing the protein MRISTRFLAAASLAAMSLFAGSAMADGEKYVIGTDSTYPPFEFVDASGEIKGFDIDIAKALCAEMKAECSFVSSDWDGIIPALQAKKFDMIVSSMSITPERLKLVDFSNKYYNTPPAVAVPKDSTIADVAGLKGKTIGAQTSTTHANYSEKHLADTELKLYPTADEYKLDLSNGRIDAAIDDVVVLSEWVKSEAGACCKILTTLPVDKEINGEGAGIAVRQGDPLKDKLNTAIAAIRASGKYKEIQDKYFDFNVYGE
- the mobB gene encoding molybdopterin-guanine dinucleotide biosynthesis protein B; the encoded protein is MTGPRIFGIAGWKNSGKTGLAVRLVEEFTRRGYCISTIKHAHHDFDIDKVGADSYRHRQAGAHEVTIVSGTRYAIMHELRGAPEPSFEEILARLAPCDLVLIEGYKREPIPKIEARRQEAARRDPLAPADPHICAIAADHPITDTDLPVFNLDDTTEIADFIAARIGLGEASPSPQRGEDVP
- a CDS encoding ABC transporter permease, producing MSYAETLIPPQPAPKEIVKPLTGTRVVGSLLVLLWALLAAGLIYMVIAGWDVDKFTRYGPRYLHGLGTTILLVTISVIFGAALSLPLAFARMSRNRIISTLAYCYVYVFRGTPLLAQLFLIYYGLGGFRVQLESAGLWWFFRDAWYCGLFSMTINTAAYQAEILRGAIESVPHGQHEAASALGIHKAVAFRKIVLPQALIVALRPYGNEIILLIKGSAVVAIITVLDLMGETRYAFSRTFDYQTYLWAAIFYLSMVEALRHFWNWIERRLTRHLKR
- a CDS encoding ArsR/SmtB family transcription factor; protein product: MIMEPAALDRMFHALSDRSRRGMVDRLGRGPASVMELARPFSMTLPTVMKHLTVLEASGLVHSEKNGRVRTYRLQQEALGHLDRWISERKASWNMSFDRLDHFLAEEEQTP
- a CDS encoding ABC transporter permease gives rise to the protein MGGLSSALGSFWAWIGYIFDPLCGPAGVFTWFGPSTILACGNAGWGDEIALGLKTTVSVALLTLPVGLVIGFFVALGQQSEEKSVRLASGIYTTIFRGLPELLTLFIIYYGMQILIQSVLFSFGSEQRVEINAFIAGMIALSVVFSAYCAEVLLSAFRAIPRGQYEAGYALGLHHGRTLGLIVLPQLIRIALPGLTNLWMILLKDTSYVSIIGLADILRQTGVAVRVTKQAFFFYIIACALYLALAVISSIGLSYIERWAKRSEVRR
- a CDS encoding OmpA family protein produces the protein MGMKSRLFASAAFPLLSLSLAMSPADAATAAGGSAVRPAPQVISGSYEVAQDAAPSEEELLKKRRKRPAEQPAQEQQPEAAPQREAPQAEQEAPRRKRREAAPEPQQAPEAQQAQPSEEQPRRKKRQAAPEQAAPEQQQEQVAPEAPRRKQRQAAPETQQAPEAEQAQPSEEQPRRKKRQAAPEQAAPEQQQEPVAPQQGEAQPQAEEPKPQTEEAQPEQQRPRKRDKQQATEGEQPAVKPGRKPATTAQPEQKPAEDQAAPEKPPVPAKSPEKPPVPAEPGEAQKPAEGGEQPLQQQGEQVPVQPGAPTGEQPAGGAQPTEQAIPAPEKVTPEELERRKQIAEDPSKSNETVVLPVENGAAVLDSDKDADRTAGQGGRRQRDRQRAAEQQVIAAPKSDADAQLAPEGQRRPPVKFEAVTSEEGRRLDRRPEFMSPEGARVERYEGDDNRIIMQFNNRIVVRSDDDRRFLRDGEQPIYEQLSRDRYRETIERPEGYRIVTIRNRYGDIIQRSRIDSGGREYVLYYSPELYDDPDRGYFEDPGADLPPMRLAIPVRDYIIDTSSDPDRDYYEFLSEPPVEPVERVYSLNEVKYSARIRDKVRRIDLDTITFATGSAEIPMSQARSLRKVADAMNEVLQKDQSETFLIEGHTDAVGSDQSNLVLSDQRAESVANVLTDVYGIPPENLATQGYGERYLKVNTDGPEQENRRVTIRRVTALVRPVASNQ
- a CDS encoding methyltransferase, which codes for MAKKIDEEALAEAYNRALALEKAGDIDAAVTAYEEVLAIDPEDHGGAAVRIASMGRGDTPAKAPDAYVETLFDQHAEVFEDVLVEQLSYHVPLLVRQRLQELKLGPFKRMLDLGCGTGLTGGTLRDLCDDMTGIDISENMVEIAHEKDLYETLFVAEVEDFLDDNDEDAFDLITATDVLPYLGALEPLFFGAAENLTPGGLFVFSSETLPETAAKSHPYMVGPHQRFLHAESYIRDRLTATGFSLVEMTEINVRMQEGQPSPGHLVIARLA
- a CDS encoding glutathione S-transferase family protein; the protein is MSLVLYGHPLASFCHKVLIALYENGTPFENRIVDLMDEASSADLFRFWPVGKMPVLRDEALDSTIPETSIIIEYLDRHYPGPVRLLPDDIDRALRVRLWDRFFDLYVQAPLQKIVTDTLRPEGRKDPHGVEEARGTLATAYGMIEQQLGGNQWITGDSFTMADCAAAPALFYAETLVPFGDDQPKLRAYYERLLGQPSFARVLKEALPYFKFYPYSRQLPERIRNEMPSA
- a CDS encoding DMT family transporter, which encodes MPRSRNTQGAIFMSMAMAGFSSSDALSKSVIGHMNAGEIIFIRGVFTSILVYLIARHLGALRSWRIVLKPVIILRIVCEVIAAITYITALGLMPIANASAILQSLPLVVTFGAALFFREPVGWRRWSAILVGLVGVLIIIRPGPEGFTPAALLCVASVLVTAGRDLATRSIDPEIPSLMVTVITAMSVAFFGALLMPALGGWQPVSLTSLLHLLLASVLVLIGYQSVILAMRTGEISFVAPFRYTSLIFSALLGVFFFAEVPDFWTLCGAAVVIASGLYTFYREAKRRVPPMAQESEPRSPV